From Candidatus Nomurabacteria bacterium, one genomic window encodes:
- a CDS encoding AI-2E family transporter: MNKSNNKITIELDIRTVAKVTLLVIGLLLFLKLIDSLLPTLTLIGVAVFLSIALNPAVRKIAHMLPSKSRKIATGVAFFLVVGFLSLFFSITIPPVAKQISSFASDLPQTVENFRSQDNFLSRTVARYQLEDDISQAAKDIASRVSSSNDVVGAVNKLTTTVVRTVAVLIMTFMMLVEGPEWVRKGWALTDKKKLGRRQKLVKSMEEVVTGYVNGQLLISAIAASIALIFMLIIGTPDALAKAGIVAVFGLIPLIGSAISAAIIVLSTLLVNVKIALILAVYFLVYQQIENATIQPYIQGRRSSLTALTVFLAALIGASLAGLFGALVAVPVAGCSKVLLDDYLEQRKTSRA; encoded by the coding sequence ATGAATAAATCGAATAATAAGATTACAATCGAATTAGATATTCGTACGGTTGCTAAAGTCACTTTGCTCGTAATTGGTTTGTTATTGTTCCTAAAACTAATTGACTCTCTTCTACCCACGCTCACTCTAATTGGTGTGGCTGTATTCTTGTCGATCGCGCTGAATCCTGCTGTCCGAAAAATTGCCCATATGCTACCGAGCAAAAGCCGTAAAATCGCTACCGGTGTAGCCTTCTTCCTAGTAGTTGGATTTCTGAGTTTATTCTTTAGTATAACGATTCCACCAGTGGCCAAGCAAATTAGCTCGTTCGCAAGTGATTTGCCGCAGACAGTAGAGAATTTTAGGTCTCAAGATAATTTCTTGAGTAGGACTGTGGCTAGATACCAATTGGAAGACGATATCAGCCAGGCCGCAAAAGATATTGCTTCGCGAGTATCATCAAGCAACGATGTAGTCGGTGCTGTTAACAAACTGACCACAACCGTTGTTCGAACCGTAGCCGTTTTAATAATGACATTTATGATGCTAGTTGAAGGTCCTGAGTGGGTGCGCAAAGGCTGGGCTCTAACCGATAAAAAGAAACTTGGTCGCAGGCAGAAGTTGGTCAAATCTATGGAAGAAGTCGTTACTGGCTATGTTAACGGGCAACTACTAATCTCGGCCATCGCCGCGTCAATCGCTTTAATATTTATGTTGATAATTGGTACACCAGATGCTTTAGCCAAGGCTGGGATCGTAGCTGTTTTTGGGCTTATTCCACTAATTGGCTCGGCAATATCTGCAGCGATTATCGTCCTGTCGACTTTGCTTGTGAACGTTAAGATCGCGTTAATACTTGCTGTTTACTTTCTGGTGTATCAACAGATCGAGAATGCAACAATCCAACCCTATATTCAAGGCAGGCGTAGTTCACTAACAGCTTTAACAGTGTTCTTGGCAGCCTTAATCGGTGCTAGCCTCGCAGGTTTGTTTGGCGCATTAGTGGCTGTACCAGTAGCAGGTTGCAGCAAAGTGCTCTTGGACGATTATCTAGAACAACGCAAAACCAGTCGCGCCTGA